One window from the genome of Vibrio vulnificus NBRC 15645 = ATCC 27562 encodes:
- a CDS encoding YgiQ family radical SAM protein: MHSDITPIHTHKKYWAECFGTAPFLPTSRKEMDALGWDSCDIVLVTGDAYVDHPSFGMAIIGRLLEAQGFRVGIIAQPQWQDKTDFMLLGKPNLFFGVTSGNMDSMINRYTSDRKLRHDDAYTPNNEGGKRPDRATLVYSQRCREAYKDVPIVLGGIEASLRRVAHYDYWSDKVRRSVLLDAKADILLFGNAERALVEVAHRLAEGEEIAQMTNIRGTAVNLAAEPEGYTIIDSSRIEKPRKEAFIPPNPYEVETQCETKSEEPKAQPITIRPSRHDAATTAVRLPSFEKLQNDRILYAHASRILHLETNPYSGRALIQRHGNRELWVNQAPIPLTTEEMDYVFGLPYARVPHPKYGKAKIPAYDMIKTSVNIMRGCFGGCSFCSITEHEGRIIQNRSQESILTELEEIRDKVPGFTGTISDLGGPTANMYRLGCSDPKAEANCRRPSCVFPGICHKLNTDHKHTIDLYRAARQVKGVKKVMIASGVRYDLAIESPEYVKELVTHHVGGYLKIAPEHTEKGPLDLMMKPGMGTYDRFKEMFDKYSQEAGKKQYLIPYFISAHPGTTDEDMLNLALWLKKNNYECDQVQNFYPSPMCNATSMYYSETNPLKRVKYKQREDVPVAKGDRQRRLHKALLRYHDPANWPLIREALITMGKKYLIGDKPGCLVPAEDVDARTPAQRRKSGRHGANRFATKHTSTQPGFPGDKANAGSGKKPTRGGQSNSAPSRSGSATGGKHPQRSGANPGGKSSGGKNSPRAGGRNQPSRAR; encoded by the coding sequence ATGCACAGCGATATTACCCCTATCCATACCCACAAAAAATATTGGGCCGAATGTTTTGGCACCGCCCCTTTTCTGCCAACCAGCAGAAAAGAGATGGACGCATTGGGTTGGGATAGCTGTGACATTGTTCTAGTCACCGGCGATGCTTATGTCGACCATCCAAGTTTTGGTATGGCGATCATCGGTCGCTTACTGGAAGCGCAAGGCTTTCGCGTTGGCATCATTGCTCAACCACAGTGGCAAGATAAAACCGACTTCATGTTGCTTGGTAAACCAAACCTGTTTTTTGGTGTCACCTCCGGCAACATGGACTCGATGATCAACCGCTACACTTCAGATCGCAAATTACGCCACGATGACGCCTACACGCCAAATAATGAAGGTGGCAAGCGCCCAGATCGCGCCACACTTGTTTACTCGCAGCGTTGTCGTGAAGCCTATAAAGACGTACCTATCGTTTTAGGCGGCATCGAAGCAAGCCTACGCCGTGTTGCTCACTACGATTACTGGTCCGACAAAGTGCGTCGCTCTGTTTTGCTTGATGCCAAAGCGGACATTTTGTTGTTTGGTAACGCGGAGCGTGCATTGGTGGAAGTGGCGCATCGTTTGGCTGAAGGCGAAGAGATCGCTCAAATGACCAACATTCGTGGCACCGCAGTTAACCTTGCGGCAGAGCCAGAAGGCTACACCATCATCGATTCCTCGCGCATCGAGAAGCCACGTAAAGAAGCCTTTATTCCGCCAAACCCTTATGAAGTGGAAACACAGTGCGAAACCAAATCGGAAGAGCCCAAAGCACAGCCGATTACGATTCGTCCTTCGCGTCACGACGCTGCGACCACGGCGGTGCGTTTGCCAAGTTTCGAGAAGCTGCAAAACGACCGTATTCTTTATGCGCACGCCAGCCGTATCCTTCACTTGGAAACCAACCCTTATTCTGGCCGCGCACTGATCCAGCGTCACGGTAATCGTGAGCTTTGGGTAAACCAAGCGCCGATCCCGCTGACCACCGAAGAGATGGATTATGTGTTCGGTTTGCCATATGCGCGCGTTCCGCACCCGAAATATGGTAAGGCGAAGATTCCTGCCTACGACATGATCAAAACTTCAGTCAACATCATGCGTGGCTGTTTTGGTGGCTGTTCATTCTGCTCAATCACCGAGCACGAAGGGCGCATCATCCAAAACCGTTCACAAGAGTCGATCTTAACTGAGCTCGAAGAGATCCGAGATAAAGTCCCCGGTTTTACGGGCACTATTTCTGACTTAGGTGGCCCAACAGCCAACATGTATCGCCTCGGTTGTAGTGACCCGAAAGCCGAAGCGAACTGTCGTCGTCCATCGTGTGTCTTCCCGGGGATCTGTCATAAACTCAATACCGATCATAAACACACCATCGACCTCTACCGCGCAGCGCGTCAAGTTAAAGGGGTGAAGAAAGTGATGATCGCCTCTGGCGTTCGTTATGATCTCGCGATTGAATCTCCTGAATACGTGAAAGAACTGGTCACGCACCACGTTGGTGGTTACTTGAAAATTGCTCCTGAGCACACCGAAAAGGGCCCTCTCGACCTAATGATGAAGCCGGGTATGGGCACTTACGATCGCTTCAAAGAAATGTTCGATAAGTACAGCCAAGAAGCGGGCAAGAAGCAGTATTTGATCCCGTACTTCATCTCTGCTCACCCGGGCACGACCGATGAAGACATGTTGAACTTGGCATTGTGGCTGAAGAAAAACAATTACGAATGTGATCAGGTACAGAACTTCTACCCATCGCCAATGTGTAATGCAACATCGATGTACTACTCTGAGACTAACCCATTGAAGCGCGTTAAGTATAAGCAACGTGAAGATGTGCCGGTAGCAAAAGGGGATCGCCAGCGTCGTCTGCACAAAGCGCTGCTGCGTTACCACGATCCAGCCAACTGGCCGTTGATCCGCGAAGCACTGATCACCATGGGTAAAAAGTATTTGATCGGTGATAAACCGGGCTGTTTGGTGCCTGCGGAAGATGTGGATGCTCGCACGCCAGCACAGCGTCGCAAGTCTGGTCGTCATGGCGCCAACCGTTTTGCCACCAAACACACCAGCACGCAACCGGGTTTCCCAGGTGATAAAGCTAACGCGGGTTCAGGCAAAAAACCAACACGTGGCGGCCAGTCAAACTCGGCGCCATCGCGTTCAGGCTCAGCGACTGGTGGCAAACATCCACAGCGCTCTGGTGCAAACCCAGGTGGGAAAAGCTCAGGTGGAAAAAACTCACCACGCGCAGGTGGCAGAAACCAACCTTCACGAGCTCGCTAA
- a CDS encoding EAL domain-containing protein encodes MLQPSRGEWRSGEHSTKSSSYGWQWKHGDACLHVDEALFRHFWRIGLSEDVSALFWSSFATIDKLQLLNLLDRACQSKKSGSYRCWISLNSVSHYVLFRFVPQAENAVEGEIRKLFSVDTKGNEFSTLFRQAFDNDHHGILLTDATTQILLCNRYFENHTGYKLNQIVGQRASILDSGKHSDEFYQSISEEVNSKGLWQGVVLIRTFGGAIVPQELTLQKLTCDDKIYYLGLYVDFSDRLYRIADMEHGGVELLTQLPTEKQFTQQLTVRWMDSNNDDLLMVLAFLPNFAAGDEYELKQRLSESLEKNRISSAVGYLGGNHFVAAIECNKSQGPNQVQIIHQTIRKFFAQLTHLSGEEVQNAVLGGKVGVSILGHDTQNPKVMVSHAVQAMLEHDGQHKGMITFYHGSIHREVLRRRELEELVVRSIKEESVDVFYQPIVDTATWDIAKFEALCRFKDKHGQWQNTQEMVGIAEDLEMVADLDWTVGKKSLEGLKVIHQRFGRRIGITINRSLNTKLGAEEVLQNAEQMVCMYADTPELVTIELTESAYFDSESNQSELIKRIRHMGVSVAIDDFGTGYSSFTYLSDCNFDLLKIDREFVTNIRIGTHKYHIVRMITELSHTLNVKVVAEGVETKQELEVLCGLGVDFIQGYFFSKPLPLDQLHLAWNYQAQLSDFLESNESVRSMGVLRLSLATQSTLGPQDTLGQAKALLDAGSLTVIPIVDDDECLGIVDSETLNLHLSATLGTKLETMKDLSISKRTLNQVMKTQFSSISYQTKAVDIGELIVQELPFPWVVLDELGKYMGVVTQKEVLRYFAQGC; translated from the coding sequence ATGTTACAACCTTCCAGAGGAGAGTGGCGCTCTGGCGAACATTCCACCAAGTCATCATCGTATGGCTGGCAATGGAAACACGGTGATGCGTGCTTACATGTTGATGAAGCGCTGTTTCGTCATTTTTGGCGTATCGGACTGAGTGAGGATGTCAGCGCGTTATTTTGGTCTTCGTTTGCCACCATCGACAAACTGCAATTACTCAACTTGCTTGATCGAGCGTGCCAATCCAAAAAATCAGGCAGCTACCGTTGTTGGATTAGCCTCAACTCGGTCAGCCACTATGTGCTGTTTCGATTTGTTCCCCAAGCGGAGAATGCCGTAGAGGGGGAAATCCGCAAACTGTTTAGTGTCGATACCAAAGGGAATGAGTTTTCGACGCTGTTTCGCCAAGCGTTCGACAATGATCATCATGGCATTCTGCTCACAGATGCCACAACACAGATCTTGCTGTGCAATCGCTACTTCGAAAATCACACCGGTTACAAGCTCAATCAAATTGTTGGGCAGCGCGCGTCGATTTTGGATTCAGGTAAGCACAGCGATGAGTTTTATCAAAGCATCTCTGAAGAGGTAAACAGCAAAGGGTTGTGGCAAGGCGTGGTGCTTATTCGTACCTTTGGCGGTGCGATTGTGCCGCAGGAACTGACGCTGCAAAAACTCACTTGTGACGATAAAATCTATTACCTTGGTTTGTATGTTGATTTCTCTGACCGACTTTATCGAATTGCTGACATGGAACATGGTGGCGTTGAGTTGTTGACACAGCTGCCAACCGAAAAGCAGTTTACCCAGCAACTGACGGTACGCTGGATGGACTCGAACAATGATGATTTGTTAATGGTGCTGGCATTTTTGCCCAACTTCGCGGCAGGTGATGAATATGAACTGAAACAGCGCCTGTCAGAAAGCTTGGAGAAAAACCGCATCAGTAGCGCCGTGGGTTATTTAGGCGGCAATCACTTTGTTGCGGCGATCGAATGTAACAAAAGCCAAGGACCGAATCAGGTTCAAATCATTCATCAAACCATCCGTAAGTTTTTCGCTCAACTGACCCATTTGAGTGGTGAGGAAGTGCAAAATGCGGTGTTGGGCGGGAAAGTGGGGGTTTCGATACTTGGGCATGATACGCAAAACCCTAAAGTGATGGTGTCACACGCGGTACAAGCCATGCTTGAGCATGATGGTCAGCATAAAGGTATGATCACCTTCTATCACGGTTCGATTCACCGAGAAGTGCTGCGCAGAAGAGAGTTGGAAGAGCTGGTGGTGCGCTCGATCAAAGAGGAATCGGTAGACGTGTTTTACCAGCCGATCGTCGATACGGCGACGTGGGATATCGCCAAGTTTGAAGCGCTGTGCCGTTTTAAAGACAAACATGGCCAGTGGCAGAATACTCAAGAAATGGTTGGCATTGCTGAAGATCTTGAAATGGTTGCCGATCTGGATTGGACAGTAGGCAAGAAATCGCTCGAAGGGTTAAAAGTTATCCACCAACGTTTTGGTCGGCGGATTGGCATTACCATCAACCGTTCACTCAACACCAAGTTGGGTGCTGAAGAGGTGTTGCAAAATGCCGAGCAGATGGTTTGCATGTACGCCGATACACCTGAGTTAGTGACAATAGAGCTGACGGAAAGCGCGTATTTTGATAGCGAGTCGAACCAATCGGAATTGATAAAACGCATTCGTCACATGGGGGTGAGCGTCGCCATTGATGATTTCGGCACAGGGTATTCCTCTTTCACCTATCTGAGTGATTGCAACTTTGATTTGCTCAAAATCGACAGAGAGTTTGTGACCAATATTCGCATTGGTACGCACAAATATCACATCGTCCGAATGATCACGGAGCTATCCCATACCCTTAACGTGAAAGTGGTGGCCGAAGGCGTGGAAACCAAACAGGAATTGGAAGTCTTGTGCGGGTTAGGGGTAGATTTCATTCAAGGCTACTTTTTCTCTAAGCCCCTGCCTTTGGATCAACTGCACTTAGCTTGGAACTATCAAGCTCAACTGAGTGACTTCCTTGAAAGTAACGAGAGTGTGCGAAGCATGGGCGTGCTAAGGCTCTCTTTAGCGACGCAAAGCACGCTTGGGCCTCAAGACACCCTTGGGCAAGCAAAAGCGCTTTTGGATGCGGGCAGCCTTACGGTGATACCGATTGTGGATGATGATGAATGCCTCGGCATTGTCGATAGCGAAACGCTCAATTTGCATCTTTCCGCGACGTTAGGCACAAAACTGGAAACCATGAAAGATCTCTCGATCTCGAAACGGACGCTAAATCAGGTGATGAAGACCCAGTTCTCGAGCATCAGCTACCAGACCAAAGCGGTGGATATCGGCGAGTTGATCGTTCAAGAGTTGCCATTCCCTTGGGTGGTGTTGGATGAGTTGGGCAAATACATGGGCGTTGTGACGCAAAAAGAGGTACTGCGTTACTTTGCTCAGGGATGTTAG
- a CDS encoding EAL domain-containing protein, which produces MDEKLVGSSSEVQDHENVIGVAFDWRLNFVTQRFECEESTAYALFGVEIFPITTKQLIQWLPISQRKKAIDVFRQVLMTGVSQRYQCALVTPLNIVTFVEFDIEKQGENQLAGTVTPLLLLRDADEVAELFYRLFENDHHGILVTDEETRILACNAYFERLTGYHRRDLIGLKSRIFNADKHSEHFYQSMWHALATEGSWSGAILTRTSGGENTPQDLTIQKVTLAGRDYFIGFSADLSTHLNRLNDREKGGIDLLTQLPSKEKFLRLLEVWYQSESDKSTLLLLAIQPNFSYSTELNAKREFAQFLFEHSHNHLVGYLGNDRFVVGLEIKHHPHISLIRQVRQRMKRFFHGFKQAKGEVSQALTQGKTGVSVLGVDAKTPAALFTHANQALLEMHSGQQRHISFYDHAMHLQIEKKKRLETLLLECIEQKTIEVHYQPIIDLQQWRVDKFEALCRFPPELSEQASVQELINIAEDLDMIETLDQQVARRALSDLEYLQSCFGPQVGISFNRSISSSTGVSQLLMQTALLIDESGVQPEQVTVEITENAYFESEEHKADGLKLLRKAGVSVAVDDFGTGYSSFQYLTQCHFDVLKIDRAFVQNIRVNSNQYRIVRSLTELSHQLGLRVVAEGVESETELQILAQIGVDSVQGYFFAKPFALKSDAQQQFEALSLAPYQKKYGSKGCVCDLATPATPHLDPGDPISLAFEYLQRDDLNIIPVVDGRKCVGFVDREAMNLHLTPGMGTELETMKEAGLWNKRVNQVMVLNFSTLHWHTQMSALAVVINQLELFPWIMVDDDGDYKGVIEMHSVLKYLRKNLS; this is translated from the coding sequence ATGGATGAGAAGTTAGTTGGTTCGTCGAGTGAAGTTCAGGATCATGAAAATGTCATTGGTGTCGCGTTTGACTGGCGGCTCAACTTTGTTACTCAGCGGTTTGAATGCGAAGAGAGTACCGCCTATGCCTTATTTGGTGTGGAGATCTTTCCGATTACCACTAAGCAACTCATCCAATGGTTGCCGATTTCTCAACGGAAAAAAGCGATAGACGTTTTTCGCCAAGTGTTAATGACGGGTGTCAGTCAACGTTACCAATGTGCGCTCGTGACGCCGTTAAACATTGTCACGTTTGTTGAGTTTGATATTGAAAAACAAGGGGAGAATCAGCTTGCTGGAACCGTCACACCATTATTGCTCCTGCGTGATGCCGATGAAGTGGCCGAGCTGTTTTATCGCTTGTTTGAAAACGACCACCATGGCATTTTAGTGACCGATGAAGAGACTCGCATCCTCGCGTGTAATGCCTATTTTGAACGCCTTACTGGGTATCATCGCCGCGATCTTATTGGACTTAAATCTCGTATTTTTAACGCAGACAAACACTCCGAGCATTTCTATCAGTCGATGTGGCACGCCCTTGCAACGGAGGGCAGTTGGTCTGGGGCGATTTTGACCCGAACCTCAGGGGGAGAGAATACGCCACAAGATCTTACCATCCAGAAAGTGACTTTAGCGGGTCGAGATTATTTTATTGGCTTTAGTGCTGATCTCTCTACGCATCTCAATCGCCTTAATGATCGGGAAAAAGGAGGCATTGATCTTCTCACTCAATTGCCCTCTAAAGAGAAGTTCCTGCGTTTATTGGAGGTTTGGTACCAAAGTGAAAGTGACAAATCAACGCTCCTCCTTCTGGCAATACAACCGAATTTCTCTTACAGCACAGAGCTGAATGCGAAAAGAGAATTTGCTCAGTTTCTGTTTGAGCACAGCCATAATCACTTAGTGGGCTATCTTGGCAATGATCGCTTTGTTGTTGGGCTGGAGATTAAACATCATCCGCATATTTCTCTCATTCGTCAGGTTCGCCAACGTATGAAGCGATTTTTTCACGGTTTCAAGCAAGCCAAAGGCGAAGTTTCGCAAGCGCTAACCCAAGGAAAAACCGGTGTTTCGGTTCTCGGTGTTGACGCAAAAACGCCGGCAGCACTGTTCACTCATGCAAATCAGGCTCTGTTGGAAATGCATTCAGGGCAGCAACGACACATCAGTTTTTATGATCACGCTATGCACTTGCAAATCGAAAAGAAAAAGCGCTTAGAAACCTTATTGCTTGAGTGTATCGAGCAGAAAACCATTGAGGTGCATTACCAACCGATTATCGATCTACAACAGTGGCGAGTAGATAAGTTCGAAGCCTTGTGCCGGTTTCCCCCCGAATTGAGTGAACAAGCCTCGGTTCAAGAGTTGATCAATATCGCCGAAGACTTGGACATGATTGAAACCCTCGACCAGCAGGTGGCAAGGCGAGCATTAAGCGATCTTGAGTATTTACAGTCGTGTTTTGGGCCACAAGTAGGCATTTCGTTTAATCGTTCCATCAGTTCTTCAACGGGTGTCAGTCAGTTGTTGATGCAAACGGCGTTGCTGATTGATGAAAGTGGCGTACAACCTGAGCAAGTGACGGTGGAAATCACGGAAAATGCCTATTTTGAAAGTGAAGAACACAAAGCCGATGGACTGAAGCTGCTGCGTAAAGCGGGCGTTTCTGTTGCCGTTGACGATTTTGGTACCGGTTACTCTTCGTTTCAATACCTCACACAATGCCATTTTGATGTGCTCAAAATCGATCGCGCGTTTGTGCAAAATATTCGTGTTAACTCCAATCAATATCGCATTGTGCGTTCGCTGACAGAGCTTTCGCATCAACTGGGTTTGCGGGTGGTCGCTGAAGGGGTAGAAAGCGAAACCGAGCTGCAAATTTTGGCACAAATCGGTGTGGACAGCGTTCAGGGGTACTTTTTTGCTAAGCCTTTTGCCCTCAAAAGTGACGCTCAGCAGCAATTCGAAGCGCTCTCTTTGGCGCCCTACCAGAAGAAATACGGCTCAAAAGGGTGCGTTTGCGATCTTGCCACGCCCGCCACGCCACATCTTGACCCAGGAGACCCAATCTCATTAGCGTTTGAATATTTGCAGCGAGATGATCTCAACATTATCCCGGTGGTGGACGGGCGGAAATGTGTAGGGTTTGTCGATAGAGAAGCGATGAACTTACATTTAACGCCAGGGATGGGCACAGAGCTGGAAACTATGAAAGAAGCCGGTTTGTGGAACAAGCGCGTCAATCAAGTGATGGTGTTGAATTTTTCAACACTGCACTGGCACACACAAATGAGCGCGTTGGCGGTGGTCATTAACCAATTGGAATTGTTTCCTTGGATCATGGTGGATGACGATGGAGACTATAAAGGGGTGATTGAAATGCACTCGGTCCTTAAATATTTGCGCAAGAATCTTAGTTAG